A window from Aquabacterium sp. NJ1 encodes these proteins:
- a CDS encoding carbohydrate kinase family protein — translation MSVLICGSLAFDTITTFPGRFAQQILPEQVHILNVSFLVPTLRKEFGGCAGNIAYSLKQLGGHPRIMAMLGKDGAIYRNHLDSLGMMLADVRMVEDDYTAQAIIITDQDNNQITAFHPGAMGQAHLQKIEANPAIKLAIIAPDGRDAMIQHARQAHTVGIPFVFDPGQGLPMFDGEELKTFISQATWVTVNDYEGKMLADRTGSSLANLSKSHLKGLIETLGADGCNVYIQGEKTHVPGVKASAVVDPTGCGDAFRGGLLYGLANGWDLVKSVALGNRIGAIKIAAAGPQNYTLDRAALGV, via the coding sequence ATGTCCGTTCTGATCTGCGGCTCCCTGGCCTTTGACACCATCACCACCTTCCCCGGCCGATTTGCCCAGCAGATCCTGCCCGAGCAGGTGCACATCCTCAACGTGTCCTTCCTGGTGCCCACCCTGCGCAAGGAATTCGGCGGTTGCGCCGGCAACATCGCCTACAGCCTCAAGCAGCTGGGCGGCCACCCCCGCATCATGGCCATGCTGGGCAAGGACGGCGCCATCTACCGCAACCACCTCGACAGCCTGGGCATGATGCTGGCCGACGTGCGCATGGTCGAAGACGACTACACCGCGCAGGCCATCATCATCACCGACCAGGACAACAACCAGATCACGGCCTTCCACCCCGGCGCCATGGGGCAGGCCCACCTGCAGAAGATCGAAGCCAACCCCGCGATCAAGCTGGCCATCATCGCCCCGGACGGCCGCGACGCCATGATCCAGCACGCACGCCAGGCGCACACCGTCGGCATTCCCTTCGTGTTCGACCCGGGCCAGGGCCTGCCCATGTTCGATGGCGAAGAGCTCAAGACCTTCATCTCGCAAGCCACCTGGGTCACCGTCAACGACTACGAAGGCAAGATGCTGGCCGACCGCACCGGCAGCAGCCTGGCCAACCTGTCCAAATCGCACCTCAAGGGCCTGATCGAGACCCTGGGCGCCGATGGCTGCAACGTCTACATCCAGGGCGAAAAGACCCACGTGCCCGGCGTCAAGGCCTCGGCCGTGGTCGACCCCACCGGTTGCGGCGATGCCTTCCGCGGCGGCCTGCTCTACGGCCTGGCCAATGGCTGGGACCTGGTCAAGTCCGTGGCCCTGGGCAACCGCATCGGCGCCATCAAGATCGCCGCTGCCGGCCCGCAGAACTACACGCTGGACCGCGCTGCGCTGGGCGTCTGA
- a CDS encoding endonuclease/exonuclease/phosphatase family protein: MPSPFLSRALALTCALSATLFTACSHAGWLDSTASSSKSSLTLATWNLDWLMTPRAHDDMAPRCTSHQPASDERTFPCTPGRPQPPSRTQADFDALAHTAAQLRDEQQADVVALQEVDGPEAARMVFSKGWKLDCFVNRAHPQKVGFAIRDGLPYRCNGDLAALDVDGATRAGADITLYPGTPQEVRLLAVHLKSGCFDGRLDRHFSPCERLRQQAPIVEAWIDQRVREGKAFAVLGDFNRRLEKDARYPAGPDEAAPINLMQAWSDNEPPGAILTRATEGQAYVPCDAGDHHKAYIDDILIDTKLAARNKNRRFARLPFNPQDRGRELSDHCPVVWGLSP; this comes from the coding sequence TTGCCATCGCCCTTCCTGTCGCGCGCCCTTGCGCTGACCTGCGCCCTGAGCGCCACCCTGTTTACCGCGTGCAGCCACGCCGGCTGGCTCGACAGCACCGCCTCATCCAGCAAAAGCAGCCTGACCCTGGCCACCTGGAACCTGGACTGGCTGATGACCCCGCGGGCCCATGACGACATGGCACCCCGCTGCACCAGTCACCAGCCTGCCAGCGACGAACGCACCTTCCCCTGCACACCCGGCAGGCCGCAACCGCCCTCACGCACGCAGGCCGACTTTGATGCGCTGGCGCACACCGCCGCGCAACTGCGCGACGAGCAGCAGGCCGATGTCGTCGCGCTGCAGGAAGTGGATGGCCCCGAGGCGGCCCGCATGGTGTTCAGCAAAGGCTGGAAGCTCGATTGCTTCGTGAACCGCGCGCATCCGCAGAAGGTGGGCTTTGCCATCCGCGACGGGCTGCCCTACCGCTGCAACGGCGATCTCGCCGCGCTGGACGTGGACGGCGCCACGCGCGCCGGCGCCGACATCACGCTCTACCCGGGCACGCCTCAGGAAGTGCGACTGCTGGCCGTGCACCTCAAGAGCGGTTGCTTCGACGGCCGCCTGGACCGCCACTTCAGCCCCTGCGAGCGCCTGCGCCAGCAAGCCCCCATCGTCGAAGCCTGGATCGACCAGCGTGTGCGTGAAGGCAAGGCCTTTGCTGTGCTCGGTGACTTCAACCGCCGCCTGGAAAAGGACGCCCGCTACCCCGCCGGCCCGGATGAAGCCGCGCCCATCAACCTGATGCAGGCCTGGAGCGACAACGAGCCGCCCGGCGCCATCCTGACGCGCGCCACCGAGGGCCAGGCCTATGTGCCCTGCGATGCCGGCGACCACCACAAGGCCTACATCGACGACATCCTCATCGACACCAAACTGGCCGCCAGAAACAAGAACAGGCGCTTTGCGCGCCTGCCTTTCAACCCTCAGGACCGTGGCCGGGAACTCTCCGACCACTGCCCGGTGGTGTGGGGCTTGAGCCCCTGA
- the gpmA gene encoding 2,3-diphosphoglycerate-dependent phosphoglycerate mutase produces the protein MYKLVLIRHGESTWNLENRFTGWVDVDLTPTGVSQAMSAGQLLKAEGYEFDIAYTSVLKRAIHTLNYCLDEMDRIWLPVVKSWRLNERHYGGLQGLNKAETAQKHGDEQVLVWRRSYDTPPPALAPNDPMGQRQDKRYAGLPADQIPLTECLKDTVARVLPYWNEEIAPTIKSGKRVVIAAHGNSIRALVKYLDNIGDADIVGLNIPNGIPLVYELDENLKPIKHYYLGDAEAAAKAAAAVATQGKA, from the coding sequence ATGTACAAGCTCGTGCTGATTCGCCACGGCGAATCGACCTGGAATCTGGAAAACCGTTTCACCGGCTGGGTCGATGTGGACCTGACGCCCACCGGCGTGTCGCAAGCCATGTCCGCTGGCCAGTTGCTCAAGGCCGAAGGCTACGAGTTCGACATCGCCTACACCTCGGTGCTCAAGCGTGCCATCCACACGCTGAACTACTGCCTCGACGAGATGGACCGCATCTGGTTGCCGGTGGTCAAGAGCTGGCGCCTCAACGAGCGCCACTACGGTGGCCTGCAAGGCCTGAACAAGGCCGAGACGGCCCAGAAGCACGGTGACGAGCAGGTGCTGGTGTGGCGCCGCAGCTATGACACCCCGCCGCCTGCCCTGGCCCCCAACGACCCCATGGGCCAGCGCCAGGACAAGCGCTACGCCGGCCTGCCCGCCGACCAGATCCCGCTGACCGAGTGCCTCAAGGACACCGTGGCCCGCGTGCTGCCTTACTGGAACGAAGAGATCGCCCCGACCATCAAGTCGGGCAAGCGCGTGGTGATCGCCGCCCACGGCAACTCGATCCGTGCGCTGGTCAAGTACCTGGACAACATCGGTGATGCCGACATCGTGGGCCTGAACATTCCCAACGGCATCCCCCTGGTGTACGAGCTGGACGAGAACCTCAAGCCCATCAAGCACTACTACCTGGGCGACGCGGAAGCCGCTGCCAAGGCCGCAGCGGCCGTGGCCACGCAAGGCAAGGCCTGA
- a CDS encoding rhodanese-like domain-containing protein: MTSTSYIADNWYWMVAAGASGALLLWQQIKEGGGGGLSPALAVQLINKEKAQVIDVCEPAEFAAAHVAGAKNIPLGEIGSGKGLPGNKKLPLVVVCAAGVRSAKAVTQLKAMGYENVQSLAGGLKAWREANLPIDKA, translated from the coding sequence ATGACTTCCACGAGCTACATCGCTGACAACTGGTACTGGATGGTGGCGGCCGGTGCGTCCGGCGCCCTGCTGCTGTGGCAACAGATCAAGGAAGGCGGCGGTGGCGGCCTGAGCCCGGCCCTGGCCGTGCAGCTGATCAACAAGGAAAAGGCCCAGGTCATCGACGTGTGCGAGCCGGCCGAGTTCGCCGCCGCCCACGTGGCCGGCGCCAAGAACATCCCGCTGGGTGAAATCGGCAGCGGCAAGGGCCTGCCCGGCAACAAGAAGCTGCCCTTGGTGGTGGTGTGCGCCGCGGGCGTGCGTTCGGCCAAGGCCGTGACCCAACTCAAGGCCATGGGTTACGAGAACGTCCAGTCGCTCGCCGGCGGCCTCAAGGCCTGGCGCGAAGCCAACCTGCCGATCGACAAGGCCTGA
- the grxC gene encoding glutaredoxin 3, whose amino-acid sequence MQAVKMYTTQVCPYCLRAKALLKQRGVEAIEEIRIDLDPAQREHMMAITGRRTVPQIFIGDTHVGGCDDLMDLDKRGGLLPLLGAA is encoded by the coding sequence ATGCAAGCCGTCAAGATGTACACCACCCAGGTCTGCCCTTACTGCCTGCGCGCCAAGGCCTTGCTCAAGCAGCGCGGGGTCGAGGCCATCGAAGAGATCCGCATCGACCTGGACCCGGCCCAGCGCGAGCACATGATGGCCATCACCGGCCGCCGTACGGTGCCGCAAATCTTCATCGGCGACACGCACGTGGGTGGCTGTGACGACCTGATGGACCTGGACAAGCGCGGCGGCCTGCTGCCACTCCTCGGCGCTGCCTGA
- a CDS encoding methyl-accepting chemotaxis protein produces the protein MNFNKRLLLCTVIPAALFVAALAVSLWGLVRTQSEFDDYIGHEQAVANGLAEMYAQGLQMGQALRNVVLDPANPKAYENFAAAQSGYDKTYAQTLTAAKGSALEARLHELAPLRDAQADKQRAVLDAIKSDSATAIRLLIKEETPVWRNLRAPLLDNLKTARASADEAHDRTQRRGRNATIAVVALALIAVGVAATLSLLMKRTVDTEIGGDPAVARDLLRRIAEGDLTLELSSQQASQGLMGELRRTQQNLQGMVAQVRASSDSINNASTEIASGNLDLSARTETAASNLQQTASSMEQLTGTVRQSADSARQANQLAQSAAEVAQRGGSVVAEVVSTMDEINGSSKKIADIIGVIDGIAFQTNILALNAAVEAARAGEQGRGFAVVAGEVRSLAQRSAEAAKEIKSLIGTSVDKVETGARLVGEAGATMSEIVASVQRVSDIIGEISAAAAEQSDGIGQVNTAITQLDQMIQQNAALVEQSTAAAESLKGQADTLTGTMQLFRLRHTA, from the coding sequence ATGAATTTCAACAAGCGTTTGCTGCTGTGCACGGTCATTCCGGCCGCGCTTTTCGTGGCGGCCCTGGCCGTCAGCCTGTGGGGGCTGGTCCGCACCCAGAGCGAGTTCGACGACTACATCGGGCATGAACAGGCCGTGGCCAATGGCCTGGCCGAGATGTACGCCCAGGGTTTGCAGATGGGCCAGGCCCTGCGCAACGTGGTGCTGGACCCGGCCAACCCCAAGGCCTATGAGAATTTTGCGGCCGCGCAATCTGGCTACGACAAGACTTATGCCCAGACGCTGACGGCCGCCAAGGGCTCGGCCCTGGAGGCGCGTCTGCATGAACTGGCACCGCTGCGCGACGCCCAGGCAGACAAGCAACGTGCCGTGCTGGATGCGATCAAGAGCGACAGCGCCACCGCCATCCGCCTGCTGATCAAAGAAGAAACGCCCGTCTGGCGCAACCTGCGCGCGCCCTTGCTGGACAACCTCAAAACCGCGCGCGCCAGCGCCGATGAGGCCCATGATCGAACACAACGGCGGGGCCGCAACGCCACCATCGCCGTGGTGGCTTTGGCGCTGATCGCCGTGGGCGTGGCCGCGACCCTGAGCCTGCTGATGAAGCGCACCGTGGACACCGAAATCGGCGGCGACCCTGCCGTGGCCCGCGACCTGCTGCGCCGCATTGCGGAGGGCGATTTGACCCTGGAGTTGTCCTCGCAGCAGGCCAGCCAGGGCCTGATGGGCGAGTTGCGCCGCACGCAGCAGAACCTGCAAGGCATGGTCGCGCAGGTTCGCGCCAGCTCGGACAGCATCAACAACGCCAGCACCGAAATCGCCAGCGGCAATCTGGATCTCAGTGCGCGCACGGAAACCGCCGCCAGCAACCTGCAGCAGACGGCCAGCTCGATGGAGCAGCTGACGGGCACCGTCCGCCAGAGCGCCGATTCCGCGCGACAAGCCAACCAGCTGGCCCAATCGGCGGCCGAGGTCGCCCAGCGTGGCGGCTCGGTGGTGGCCGAAGTGGTGTCCACGATGGACGAGATCAACGGCTCGTCGAAGAAGATCGCCGACATCATCGGGGTGATCGACGGCATCGCCTTCCAGACCAACATCCTGGCGCTCAACGCCGCGGTGGAAGCCGCGCGTGCTGGCGAACAAGGCCGTGGTTTTGCCGTGGTGGCAGGCGAAGTGCGTTCGCTGGCCCAGCGCTCGGCGGAGGCCGCCAAGGAGATCAAGAGCCTGATCGGCACCAGCGTGGACAAGGTCGAGACCGGGGCCAGGCTGGTGGGCGAGGCCGGCGCCACCATGAGCGAGATCGTGGCCTCCGTGCAGCGCGTGAGTGACATCATTGGCGAGATCTCGGCTGCGGCGGCCGAACAGTCCGATGGCATCGGGCAAGTCAACACCGCCATCACCCAGCTCGATCAGATGATCCAGCAGAACGCGGCGCTGGTCGAGCAGTCCACCGCGGCGGCCGAATCGCTCAAGGGCCAGGCCGACACGCTGACGGGCACGATGCAGCTGTTCCGCCTGCGTCACACGGCCTGA
- the secB gene encoding protein-export chaperone SecB produces MTDQANQPSFSIQRIYLKDLSLELPNAPQILLEQGQPNVDVQLNLHAEPVTDGLYEVAVTATVTAKVNDKVLFLVEAKQAGLFEIKNVPQEQMQPIIAIACPQIVYPYLRATVADVLNRTGFPPVHLTEVNFQAMYESQLQQAAAAGQVPQA; encoded by the coding sequence ATGACTGACCAAGCCAACCAACCTTCGTTCTCGATTCAGCGCATCTACCTGAAGGACCTGTCGCTGGAGCTGCCCAATGCCCCCCAGATCCTGCTGGAGCAAGGTCAACCCAACGTTGATGTGCAACTGAACCTGCACGCCGAGCCCGTGACCGACGGCCTGTACGAAGTGGCCGTGACCGCCACCGTGACCGCCAAGGTCAACGACAAGGTGCTGTTCCTGGTGGAAGCCAAGCAAGCCGGCCTGTTCGAGATCAAGAACGTGCCGCAAGAGCAGATGCAGCCCATCATCGCGATTGCCTGCCCGCAGATCGTCTACCCCTACCTGCGCGCCACCGTGGCCGACGTGCTCAACCGCACCGGCTTCCCGCCCGTGCACCTGACCGAAGTGAACTTCCAGGCCATGTACGAGTCGCAGCTGCAACAAGCCGCTGCCGCCGGTCAAGTTCCCCAAGCCTGA
- a CDS encoding NAD(P)H-dependent glycerol-3-phosphate dehydrogenase, protein MANDAATTGLATRKLTVLGAGAWGTALAISAARHNPQVMLWARDAAQVEGMRSSRCNARYLPEASFPEALQLSHDLDEAVAHARADGGLVIIGTPMAALGNMLQSLPDDVATLWLCKGFEKGTGRLGHEIAQALRPHARSGVLSGPSFAHEVALGQPTALVAASTDIALAEQAVAAFHSDSLRVYTSTDPIGVEVGGAVKNVLAIATGIADGMELGLNARAALITRGLAEMTRLGVALGARADTFMGLSGLGDLVLTATGNLSRNRTVGLQLASGKTLQQILHDLGHVAEGVYSAATVWQRAQTLGVAMPITEAVVAVLDGRLTPAAAVGALMRREAKAEG, encoded by the coding sequence TTGGCCAACGACGCAGCCACGACTGGGCTCGCCACGCGCAAGCTCACTGTGCTGGGCGCGGGGGCCTGGGGCACGGCCCTGGCGATCAGCGCGGCACGCCACAACCCGCAGGTGATGCTGTGGGCACGGGACGCCGCGCAGGTCGAAGGCATGCGCTCAAGCCGCTGCAACGCGCGCTACCTGCCCGAGGCGAGCTTTCCTGAGGCCCTGCAACTGAGCCACGACCTCGATGAGGCCGTGGCGCACGCGCGCGCCGATGGCGGGCTGGTCATCATCGGCACCCCCATGGCCGCTTTGGGCAACATGCTGCAGAGCCTGCCCGATGACGTGGCCACGCTGTGGTTGTGCAAGGGCTTTGAAAAAGGCACGGGCCGGCTGGGGCATGAAATCGCCCAGGCCCTGCGGCCGCATGCGCGCAGCGGCGTGCTGTCGGGGCCGAGCTTTGCGCATGAAGTGGCATTGGGCCAGCCCACCGCCCTGGTGGCGGCGAGCACCGACATCGCCCTGGCCGAACAGGCCGTGGCGGCCTTCCACAGCGACAGCCTGCGCGTCTACACCTCCACCGACCCGATTGGTGTCGAAGTGGGTGGCGCCGTCAAGAACGTGCTGGCCATTGCCACCGGGATTGCCGATGGCATGGAGCTGGGGTTGAACGCCCGCGCCGCGCTGATCACGCGTGGTCTGGCCGAAATGACTCGACTGGGCGTGGCCCTGGGCGCCCGCGCCGACACCTTCATGGGTTTGTCGGGCCTGGGTGACCTGGTGTTGACGGCCACGGGCAACCTGTCGCGCAACCGCACGGTGGGCCTGCAACTGGCTTCGGGCAAGACGCTGCAGCAGATCCTGCATGACCTGGGGCACGTGGCCGAAGGTGTCTACAGCGCCGCCACCGTGTGGCAACGCGCGCAGACGCTGGGGGTGGCGATGCCCATCACCGAGGCGGTGGTTGCCGTGCTGGATGGGCGTTTGACACCGGCTGCAGCCGTGGGCGCCTTGATGCGGCGCGAAGCCAAAGCCGAGGGTTGA
- the trmL gene encoding tRNA (uridine(34)/cytosine(34)/5-carboxymethylaminomethyluridine(34)-2'-O)-methyltransferase TrmL, with protein MFRIVLVEPEIPPNTGNVIRLAANTGCELHLIEPLGFSMDDKLLRRAGLDYHEYAAVRRHASWNAFIEAMQPDRSRMFAFTTRGSRPFSEVQWQPGDWFVFGCETRGLDPALRETFDTAQRVRLPMRPEQRSLNLSNAVAVAVFEAWRQNGYAGGA; from the coding sequence ATGTTCCGCATCGTCCTGGTTGAACCTGAGATTCCGCCCAACACGGGCAACGTGATCCGCCTGGCGGCCAACACCGGCTGCGAGCTGCACCTGATCGAGCCCCTGGGTTTCTCCATGGACGACAAGCTGCTGCGCCGCGCCGGGCTCGATTACCACGAGTACGCCGCGGTGCGCCGCCACGCCAGTTGGAACGCCTTCATCGAGGCCATGCAGCCAGACCGATCGCGCATGTTCGCGTTCACGACACGCGGCAGCCGGCCCTTCAGCGAGGTGCAATGGCAGCCGGGTGACTGGTTCGTGTTCGGCTGCGAGACCCGCGGTCTGGACCCGGCTTTGCGTGAAACCTTCGACACGGCGCAGCGTGTGCGCCTGCCGATGCGGCCAGAGCAGCGCAGCCTGAACCTCAGCAACGCGGTGGCGGTGGCGGTGTTCGAGGCCTGGCGGCAGAACGGCTACGCGGGCGGGGCTTGA
- a CDS encoding HDOD domain-containing protein has protein sequence MPNSAPPQGSEIDDAELTLEYLLRRMRFKSDFPALSASVSRVQALSNSETDSMQSLCDEVLQDVALTQKLLRVVNTAHFRRAGSDPISTVSRAVALIGVGGVRNLALSLMLLDHMEDKAHAQQLKVEFLRTVMAGTLASELSRGAKEAEDAYLGALFRNLGRLLVSFYLPDDAEQIRTLCEGTDEAPPITEQQAAQNVLGVSLDKLADRVGEMWGLPEGLRACMAHPDRDVPKMSLAARPERVWWLASLANDTADSMLKAEPVDLGDILTDLTKTYARALDLTPHALQDAASRARKRLTDLTQALNMSVPAQSPADKLLDRYYVDAPNAGQTDGPSARDLGLTTENGALTADMPLPEQDTANVLTNGIQDITNTLLEPFKLNDVLHMILETMLRAMDCRRVIFCMRDAKTGQLLGRLGIGEGVDIVKAAFKIPLTVPAGGTPDLFTVVCLKNADMLIADASAASIVGRLPAWFRDHVQAPTFLMLPLVMKRKGHADMVLGMIYADKGKANTLQLNEKELSLLRTLRNQAVMAFKQTTGG, from the coding sequence ATGCCCAACTCAGCGCCACCACAGGGTTCCGAAATCGACGATGCCGAGCTGACGCTCGAGTATCTGCTGCGCCGCATGCGCTTCAAAAGCGACTTTCCGGCGCTGTCGGCCTCGGTGTCGCGGGTGCAGGCCTTGTCCAACTCTGAAACTGACAGCATGCAGTCCTTGTGTGACGAGGTGCTGCAAGACGTCGCCCTGACGCAAAAGCTGCTGCGCGTGGTCAACACGGCGCATTTCCGCCGCGCCGGCTCCGACCCCATCAGCACCGTGTCGCGCGCGGTGGCCCTGATTGGCGTAGGCGGCGTGCGCAACCTGGCCTTGTCGCTGATGCTGCTGGACCACATGGAGGACAAAGCCCATGCCCAGCAACTGAAGGTCGAGTTCCTGCGCACCGTGATGGCCGGTACCCTGGCCAGCGAACTCAGCCGGGGTGCCAAGGAGGCCGAAGACGCCTACCTGGGGGCGTTGTTCCGCAACCTGGGGCGCCTGCTGGTGTCCTTCTACCTGCCTGACGACGCCGAGCAGATCCGCACCTTGTGCGAAGGCACGGACGAGGCGCCGCCGATCACCGAGCAACAGGCCGCCCAGAACGTGCTGGGTGTGTCGCTGGACAAGCTGGCCGACCGCGTGGGTGAGATGTGGGGCCTGCCCGAGGGCCTGCGTGCCTGCATGGCCCACCCCGATCGGGATGTGCCCAAGATGTCGCTGGCTGCGCGCCCCGAGCGCGTCTGGTGGCTGGCCAGCCTGGCCAACGACACCGCCGACAGCATGCTCAAGGCGGAGCCCGTCGACCTGGGTGACATCCTCACTGACCTGACCAAGACCTATGCCCGTGCGCTGGATCTGACGCCACATGCCTTGCAGGATGCCGCCAGCCGCGCCCGCAAGCGCCTGACCGACCTCACGCAGGCCCTGAACATGTCCGTGCCCGCGCAGTCGCCCGCCGACAAGCTGCTGGACCGCTATTACGTGGATGCGCCCAACGCCGGCCAGACCGACGGCCCCAGCGCCCGCGACCTGGGCCTCACCACTGAAAACGGCGCACTCACGGCCGACATGCCCCTGCCCGAGCAGGACACCGCCAACGTGCTCACCAATGGCATTCAGGACATCACCAACACCTTGCTGGAGCCCTTCAAGCTCAACGACGTGCTGCACATGATCCTGGAGACCATGCTGCGCGCCATGGACTGCCGCCGCGTCATCTTCTGCATGCGCGACGCCAAGACCGGCCAGTTGCTGGGCCGACTGGGCATCGGCGAGGGGGTGGACATCGTCAAGGCCGCCTTCAAGATCCCGCTGACCGTGCCTGCAGGCGGCACGCCCGACCTGTTCACCGTGGTGTGCCTCAAGAATGCCGACATGCTGATCGCCGACGCGTCTGCCGCCAGCATCGTGGGTCGCCTGCCTGCGTGGTTCCGCGACCATGTGCAGGCGCCGACCTTCCTGATGCTGCCTCTGGTGATGAAGCGCAAGGGCCACGCCGACATGGTGCTGGGCATGATCTACGCCGACAAGGGCAAGGCCAACACCCTGCAGCTCAATGAAAAAGAGCTGTCACTGTTGCGCACGCTGCGCAACCAGGCCGTGATGGCCTTCAAGCAGACCACGGGCGGCTGA
- a CDS encoding tetratricopeptide repeat protein has translation MHSEQPAPASAAKRDQIDALLDQAFAAYEQGRLDQAQGHFQAVLALDPQDFDALHMLGVMAMQKRALPQAIALFEQAIAADPEAGMAYTNLGIACMESGQPEKALASFDKAVVLEPSVEAFFGRGAAQQALKQWAATEASFAQVLAVQPGHVAALINRGHACLMLQRFDDAVACYEKAIAIEPQRAGAFAGLGDALLSMQRLPQALAAYDRSLALKADQPDLLGNRASTLLKLKRLPEAIDCYEQALQLAPRNAIILSNLSGALRESARHAEALAMADRALEVDPKLGGAHMNRGNALLDMARLDEARQAFAMARQAQPTDVEVQWALGWTSLLAGDWATGLPLFEVRWKKPGFSSEPRGFTQPLWLGETDLRGRTILLHAEQGLGDTINFCRYAPLVAELGAKVVLEVQPPLKGLMRSLAGGAQVIARGEPLPAFDVHCPLMSLPLAFKSTPAHLPAPASYLHADPQQVQAVAARLAPRSQPRIGLVWSGNAAHRNDANRSMPLATLMSALPSSGVQYYCLQKDIREADLPTLKDRPDIIRLHDALQGFDSTAALLDQMDLVITVDTSIAHLAGAMGKPCWILLSRVPDWRWLVDRPDCPWYPSARLFRQTSWGQWQAPLQEVAAALPAWLASAPKSS, from the coding sequence ATGCACAGCGAACAACCTGCACCTGCTTCGGCCGCCAAGCGCGATCAGATCGACGCCTTGCTTGACCAGGCCTTTGCCGCTTATGAACAAGGGCGACTGGATCAGGCTCAGGGGCACTTCCAGGCGGTGCTGGCACTCGACCCGCAGGACTTCGATGCCCTGCACATGCTGGGCGTCATGGCCATGCAAAAGCGCGCCTTGCCGCAAGCCATCGCGCTGTTCGAGCAGGCCATTGCCGCAGACCCCGAGGCCGGCATGGCCTACACCAACCTGGGCATCGCCTGCATGGAATCGGGCCAGCCAGAAAAGGCCCTGGCCAGCTTTGACAAAGCCGTGGTGCTGGAGCCCTCGGTCGAAGCCTTCTTCGGGCGCGGCGCCGCGCAGCAGGCCCTGAAACAATGGGCCGCCACCGAAGCCAGTTTTGCCCAGGTGCTGGCCGTGCAGCCCGGCCATGTGGCTGCGCTGATCAACCGTGGTCATGCCTGCCTGATGCTCCAGCGTTTTGATGATGCGGTGGCCTGCTATGAAAAAGCGATTGCCATCGAGCCGCAGCGCGCCGGGGCCTTTGCCGGGCTGGGCGATGCCTTGTTGTCCATGCAGCGTTTGCCGCAAGCGCTGGCCGCTTATGACCGTTCGCTGGCCTTGAAGGCCGATCAACCCGATCTGCTGGGCAACCGCGCCAGCACCTTGCTCAAGCTCAAGCGCCTGCCGGAGGCCATCGACTGCTATGAGCAGGCGCTCCAGCTGGCGCCGCGCAACGCCATCATCCTGTCCAACCTCAGCGGGGCCTTGCGTGAATCGGCCCGCCACGCCGAGGCCCTGGCCATGGCCGACCGGGCATTGGAGGTCGACCCGAAACTGGGCGGTGCCCACATGAACCGCGGCAACGCCCTGCTGGACATGGCGCGGCTCGACGAGGCCAGGCAGGCCTTTGCCATGGCGCGCCAGGCGCAGCCCACCGACGTGGAGGTGCAGTGGGCACTGGGCTGGACGAGCCTGCTGGCCGGCGACTGGGCCACAGGCCTGCCCCTGTTCGAGGTGCGCTGGAAGAAGCCGGGCTTCTCGTCTGAACCCCGCGGCTTCACGCAGCCCCTGTGGCTGGGCGAGACCGACCTGCGTGGCCGCACCATCTTGCTGCACGCCGAGCAAGGCTTGGGCGACACCATCAACTTCTGCCGCTATGCGCCCCTGGTGGCCGAGCTCGGCGCCAAGGTGGTGTTGGAAGTGCAGCCTCCCTTGAAGGGCCTGATGCGCAGCCTGGCCGGTGGCGCCCAGGTGATCGCGCGCGGTGAGCCCCTGCCGGCTTTTGATGTGCATTGCCCCCTGATGAGCCTGCCCCTGGCCTTCAAGAGCACGCCTGCGCACTTGCCGGCGCCGGCGTCGTACCTGCATGCCGACCCGCAGCAGGTGCAGGCGGTGGCCGCGCGCCTGGCGCCCCGCAGCCAGCCGCGCATCGGCCTCGTCTGGTCGGGCAACGCCGCGCATCGCAACGACGCCAACCGCTCCATGCCCCTGGCTACGCTGATGTCGGCCTTGCCCAGCAGCGGCGTGCAGTACTACTGCCTGCAAAAAGACATCCGCGAGGCCGATCTGCCCACCTTGAAGGATCGCCCGGACATCATCCGCCTGCACGACGCGCTGCAAGGCTTTGACAGCACCGCCGCCTTGCTTGACCAGATGGACCTGGTGATCACCGTGGACACCTCGATCGCCCACCTGGCCGGGGCCATGGGCAAGCCCTGCTGGATCCTGCTGTCGCGCGTGCCCGACTGGCGCTGGCTGGTCGACCGCCCCGACTGCCCCTGGTACCCCAGCGCCCGCCTGTTCAGGCAAACCAGCTGGGGCCAATGGCAGGCGCCCTTGCAGGAGGTGGCTGCCGCGCTGCCGGCCTGGCTGGCCTCTGCACCCAAATCAAGCTGA